aaaagaaatcaaTGTCGAACAAGAACCTCGCAAAGTGAAATAGAACAAGTTTGAGGACATCTTAGCCTGTATTAAGCTGATTTATTGTTTAAGCATTAGCAAATAGTCGGACTGAGTGCCAAAGTAAAGACTAAGAGCAGGAGCCATACAAATCCTTGATAAGTTTCGGACAAAGCGCCAGCTCCAGCTGAAGCAAAGTTGACCCCATAAGTAAATTCATGATTCCCAGGTTGGAGATATGGTGGAATGAGTGGTAAATTTGCAAACTCAGCTGCAACATAAATTAACTAGAACACTAAGGCCACACTCATAATTTcagtaaaaaggaaaaaaaaaaaaagagaggatatATTTGTGTCATACCAATGAAGTCAGCAATTATACGACCATCAGAAAACCTCCCTGTAGGGTATTTGAAGAAAGTTTCACCATATGGATAATAATTTGCCTTAATAATTGTGTCAATGTAGTTATTGTTTCCAGGATCATACAGCGAATCCCCAAAGACAAACAAGGCGGTATGGTCTTTTTGCGGACTACGGCTGCATACGAGGTTGACAGAAGTTGCagtgaaaataaagaaacaccACAACAACACTAAACGTGCCATTTTATGTCATAATAGTTATAGCTTGCATGGTATTTATATAGTTGCCTGCTCCTAATGAAAGGAGATTCAGTCTTATCCATGAGATGCTAGAAATTTCCCTATAACTTCGCCAGATAATGACCTCAACTtgcaagaaagaaaagaaggaaaaagggTGGGGGCGAATGAAATTCTGAAGGGACGAATGGCAACTTATTTACTTTTCAACTCAACTATTAAACATTGATAAGATTGAGAGGATTTGGTTCCTTTATTTCGTGGCAAATTCCACAGATGAAAAGATTTCTGTGGCTGTTGTAGGTCAACATTCGACTAAGTATATCTTATGCacttaattcaataaataacgattgagtaaaataataataataaagtactAGTaagcttataaataaaaattgataattttatttaattataattatacattttctCTCCTCGTTATCACagttaaaatttatacatttccTCTCCTCGTTATCacagtaaattaaaataaattaaatgttgaaaattttaagttataaaattattggatatattacttaaaattaattactgaatatgattaaaatgtttgataaatatatttttaaattataaaatatatatcttaCATTTATccctaattttaaattaacttttaatcataaaattttgtaggataatataatattaaaataaataaaataattggaCTATTCTTGATAAGTAATTCTTGTATACTTATTATTTTCTacacttttattaaaaaattctatcaaattattttattttaaattatcaaatatgtgcaaaaattaaattattaaaatattaattttaatttatttaatttttcaatgtgATTCAAACAATGCCTTAAACACTTAATTGGGATTTAAATTTAAGGCCATAAGCAATTTATATAAGACTCTTTCTCACTagagataataaaaaaaaaagacctaaccatcacaaaatatatcaagtattatatgtaatattaatcAACTAGggtttatcatgtttatttgcctcattttccttttccttctccTCCCCAGTTTTTCCATTTGCTATGGAGTAGACTTgggtgtttttttattttttgggttatAAATATCTactgttttaaaaataaaaagtccgGAGCTATAAATTTAAGCTAGCCTTTAAGAATtggaatttgattttgaatttcaaaatttcaactttgaatttatgatttatgaatCCATTATTTCTTGTTTgggaattaaaatatttgaaattcaagattttaaaaaattcaaattcattgtTTTGATAATTCAAATGTAGATTTGGATTTAAACTAATTCtatgccttaattttttttttaaataattatgtagGAGGATTTGAACATTGTTGTTTGAATCGAAGACCAACTGTGCTATCGGTCTGGAGAAAAGCATTAGACCAGTTGATCCGAGAATTGATGCAAACCGGTTGATTGGGCGATAAAATCgattgaaccaattttttttaaaaaaagttcttattttttgatgatttatttaacAGACCCGGAAGTTACGGTCGAATTGATTGTACCAGCCAAACCAATCAAACCTATTGGACTCACAAACCGATATCTAATTAGTTCAACCACCAGTTGCACTGGGCATAAGTTTACTTAGgtgtaaattaaaaatcaagggtttaaaattaaaattgtggaaattatgatataaatgaaatttttgaatatttataccatattaaattaaatatatgaagtTTTGTCATTATTCTCAGAACTGGATCGAATCGATCAGTTAGACTAATTGGACCGGGAATCGGTCAAGGTATCAGTCTGAAATAAGGGGTTAAATTGGTTGACTCATAAATCAATTGAATCGGCCAAATCGACAGTCAAACCAGTTtgatcttttcttaatatatatatatattttttattaatttatttcattgaaCCGATTGAATTGATGGAATCAATTGAACCGAAAATTAATGGTCTGACCAATTTGAGTTTCattgataatatattataaataaaattaattatttattatttgagttTCGAAGAAAGTgtgaaagaagagagaaaaaaaaagaattattaaaattaaatccaaattaatttttgccCAAATCATAGTGTGCGCTGTTGGAATATGTATAAGAAGATTTTAGCTGTAGGCACTCTTTCTAAGGCTTTATTCATTTGGACTAAATAATTATGCAAAGATGATGTTGGAGGAAATCAAATGATCATAGTTGAAAGAATGCTTTTAGATTGTAAGGCCCCGTAATATTAGGTGGTCCACTCCACATCAGCTGAGCAATCTGTTTGTTGGCCTTTTCAGAAACATGGCTCGAGTCAAAGTAAAAATATTGAGTAGGGTCTGAACATAATTCGTATTCTGTCACACCCCTCCTCCCCCCACAGCTCGAAATTCCTCTGTATGGACCGCTTCCACAACATGCTTTATTTACCTCCTTGAAACCTTGTAAAACAAAATCAGTGCAAACATCTACATTAGAATATGCTTCATTTTCCTTTATTACTTGACATTGGGGTTGTGTCGCTTTTCCATAAACATCATTGATGCTTCAATGTCAAAATcatgaaacttaaatttaaatagctGGATGCATACCAAATCTTCCGGGGTTTTTCGTCAGTTCACTAAGATAAATATTCAAATGATGCATTGAGTATTTGAATTGTACTAGTTTGATCTCCATCTCTTCCAGGGCTTCAGTGAGAGCTGCGTTGTGCAGTTTTGCGAGTTCATTTACTTGTTCAAAGCAGGAACCTGCTGTATTTCCAGGTACAAGTGCTTTCAGTAATGGGATACATCCCATTGACCCAAAGTTTCGAAACCCGAATTTCCTTCCTCCTTCCATATGTATTTCCTGGAACATCATCAGAATCAAATATACAGTGGGTTCATGAATCTTAGCTTCCATAACCGGGAAGGCTTGAACTATGGGCAACTTACTTTGATAGTCTCAGTTAGATTGCCAATCACCATTCCAACATATTGTTGTTTGGAGAAGTACTGAAAGACGGTGGAGTTTGAGGTGAAAGGTAATACGTAATCATTGCTTCCAATGTTAATTAAGTAAACAGCTTTGGAGAGGAAAGCCATGGCTTCGGCATCACCTAGTTCCTGTCTCAACTGCTTTGCCACCTTCTTGAAATAACTTAGCTGGGTTTTCAAATCTATCACCTGGATTGAATTAAAGATGGAAGAAATCAATGTCGAACAACATCCTCTGAAATTGAAATACAACTTATTGTTAGCCAAACTGCCAGAGCCCTTACGAATCCTTGATTAGTTTCAGACAAAGCACCAGCTCCAGCTGAAGCAAAGTTGACCCCAGTAGTAAATTCATGATTCCCAGGTTGAAGATATGGTGGAATTAGTGGTAAATTTGCATACTCGGCTGCAACATAAATTAACCACAACACTAAGACCACACTTATAATTTcagtaaaaaggaaaaaggaaaacaaaaaattgagaTATATTTGTGTCATACCAATAAAGTCTGGAATTAAACGACCATCAGAAAACCTCCCAGTGGGGTATTTGAAGAAGGTTTCACCATATGGATAATAATTTGCCCGAGCAATCGTGTCGATGTAGTTATTATTTCCAGGATCATACACTGAATCCCCAAAGACAAACAAGGCGATATGATCTTTTTGCAGACTACGGCTGCATACAATGTTGACAGAACTTGCagtaaagagaaagaaacacAAGAACAACCTTAAACTAGCCATTTTTGTGTTATATTCTTTGCAGGTTGCATGACATTTATATAGCCGCCTGCTTCAGTCCTGTGAGATGCTAGAAATTCCTCACCGGATTAAGGCGTGGCttgcaagaaaagaaaagaaaagaagaaagagttgcaaattgaaatttcaaagcGACCAATGACACTTTTCAACTATATAACAGTGATAAGATCGAAAGGATTGTGATAGGACGAAAATTTTGGCGGCTGCATTTGGATATGTATGTCAATGTAATTATCTTTCAACTTCATTTACTTTTCACTTCAACAACTATGAAGATTGAGGAATATGTTTAACCAATTAAGTTTTTTGGCAACTGGGCTATTTTCTTCTGTAAATTATATTGTTAACCAATCGACTTTCTTTTatgaaataatcatttaatttttcattttttcattttttcattttctggtCACCAATTGTTGAATGATTAACGGAAAGATAATGtcatagattttaaaattgacataataataaatttaaccctcttTGTGTTAATTAAGccttagtttttaaaaattagcattcaacatttacacatcaccttaatttattcgatttttacaaaaaaaattgattcaCAATTTgcaaattaacataaaaaaatattttttgaattttttattaaactagATAATCCCAACTATGTTGTTTTTCTTATACCTCAATTGGTTGAGAATTTAATATTTGTCTATCactattttttctctctctctctctcttttttaaaaaaattaatttgagttGGCCACACCATtgataaaacaaatcaaaacttaaaaaaaatttgaagacgTTAGACTTAAAATTGGATTGACTAAAAATGGGGCTTAAAATTTAGAGCATATGGTAATGAGATGTGAGCGAAGTTGATCTACCTGAAAATAAACTTCCCAAATTCAGTCTTTAATTTACGAGTTTAAAACAACAAACGTATTAAGCAACAtgaatagcttagtaagtactcAAAAAATTCAGATCTTACCTatatctttaattaaataagtatatAAACACAATTAATAAACTATACAGATTTAACTtcaaataaaacttataaacaCAACATGATTAATTGTCACATTTTCACTTACCTCATAGTAGACACGAACGAATAAGATGGATACACAGAATACAACATGAGATTCAcgaagcacataagtgctaatAACATGGGCACTAGAGTGCTAGACGCACGAGCACTGAAGTGTAATTAATACAGGCACCGAAGTACAAGAAAACACAGAAGCGCTTAAATATTCATATAGCATGTCAACTATATTTAACAAGTTCAAATCTCGTCTACATAAACAATTCATTAACACGAATTTCACGTATACCATTCATGATATTATTGTTTcacaaattttcatattttcataacattttaccacacttaaaaattaatgtactatatcataatttcataaccTCTTTCACTAATTTCCTTAGTTCATTACTtcactcattttcttttccattttaatcATGTATGAATATAATCGttcatgtatatttatataccaTTTCATGTgattaacataattaaacatTAGGGATCAAGAAGATTTCTTTAGTACTTGTTCCTTGACTTAAATATGCTTCTCTCCTTTTTagaataatatagaaaaaaaaataattactgaaataatatgatttttttatcaaaataatatggACTTTGCATGGAAACCTCAAATTGACATAGTGACTTGATGATTTATTCTATcacaatcaaacatatataGCAGCATTGTAAACCCAAATTTATAACTGGCATGTCGATTTGAGGTTCTCATGcacaattcaataattaaatagaaatttttcgGCACTTTCCTCATGCCTAttagcttttcctttttcttttatatatttttaaaatacaaatattaaaaataaataaataacaaatataacTATAACTAAAACATCATTTTCatactttaaaaacaaatataactGTTTATCCTTTTTCGGTTGTCATGAATCGTTAAATGGTTAATAGAATGATAATATCATAACTTttcaaattgatataataatatatatagtgtcaattaagtcttaattttttaaaaatttaacccctaacatttacacattaccttaatttattctatttttacatgaaaatgtaattcaattcataatttgtaaattaggtaaaaaaacaaatattttttgaaaaaattattaaactagaTAATCCCCAACTTCGTTGTTTTTCATATAAGAGAATTTAATATCTCTCAAAGACAATTATCTCATTTTTTTGTTAGCTCGAGTTAACCACCATTGATAAAACAAATCAAAGCttagaaaaaattgaagttgTTAGACTTAAAATTAGGTTGAATTAACAAAGTAggaactttttattttcaagtaatTGAATTGggcattttctaaaatttgagttgttttattttatcgAGACATTTGAAAGCAAGCGAATTTTCGTGGTTGCTTCTATAGATGAAACAGTGGTCATATTTTCAAGTACTATGCACTGTTCATTGccttatttatctattttttgagtttgcaaattttaaaataaaaactttgggctatttattttttatgatattgGATGAGTCATATGAAAACTAAATGAGTTGAAGTTGAAGAATTGAAGATTGGTTACTTGCGGAACAAGTAAAATCACTTTCTATCTTTGAAAGCATTGAATTAAATCGAGACTCCTATGGAAGTAGTATCTTTTGTTGAATTTAACCTTctttataaataagtaattagaTTATAATTCTTATGTAAACAAAACTTAAGTAGTATATAGACTTTAATTTTGTCTAGGTTAAAAGTAAACCGAGACTTTGAGAGTTTGATAAGCACAATTTGTTCAAGTTAGGAATGTGTATGTGtgcattatttttatatgcaatCAAAAAAGTCTCTTGAGTAGCAAAATTAAACTTTCGAGGGGGAAGCTTAGTGGGAGAgtgatttagtctttgtacaaTTGTGAGATCGCTAAATTGGTAAGTGTTAGACCAATGTTAGGACGTAAATCATTGGTTGTACTGTGAGAAAGATAGTGGGTCATTACTCTAAGTAAAAATCCACAGACATAGGCTAAGATCGAACTACATAAacaattttgatgtttttctttattgtttttgcACTTTTGGTTTCGTGGTTAAAACTACGGCCATAGTTCTAAGCACTATTGCAGTTACAGTTTTTGTTTTGCAAAGCAAGTACCCCATTGTTTCTAcatatttgttgttgttcttcATTTTACCATGGAGTCAAATATAAAGACGGCATGGTAAAGGGACGAAGTGAGTTCAATTCACGACTCAGTTTGAACTTCCAACTCCCCAAGTCAGTCAACTTATTTAATCCTCGGACTCGACTAAGTTTATTGTGACTCCAACTTCGAACGTTGATGGTTTCAAAAGTgcctttcattttccttttaatagTAGGGTAATTGAATGAGCGACGAGGCTTTGTATATTTATCGAAGATGattacaacaacaacaataacaagAGCATCTCACATAACCTATGTCGAAAAATACAAACGCAAATATTGTGAAATTGGTTAAGAGTAAGCTAGTAAGGACTAAGTCATCTTAGTCGTTAGTTTTCAATCTAATGATGGAGAAACGAGAGTATCATGcgaaaatgtgaaaatatgatattaagttttttggtgtttttattttattttatttactttttaggTAAAAAGGTctcaaagaaaagcaaaactaTAACAAAGGACCAAATTGGTAAATATGTAAACGTTGATAGCGAATTTATTTTAGAACTAAGATTAAttgaaacaatttttaaatgatgtgctaaacttattattatcctaattttaaaagttatcacGTCATCtttttattaactatttaagTGTTGGTGATAGTTAACTATTTAATTGTTgatgataaaaatatagaataaaaaaattgattgctTATTTTCTACATATACAACTCATCTTTCATAGTTTTAACCATAAGTGATAGCGTTAAGAGatatacttgaaaatttatcCTCGGCATTAGTAGTTGGGAGTTGCAACTCTCACAATTATCGAAAGTTAGGCACCGAATTGGGTTTTAAGGCTGCCAATAACACATCATGCAGGCCTTGTTCTCCACAGAGGAGAGCCTATAACTGGGAAGCAAAGTGATAAACACTGCACATAAATGTAcctaatatatttaattatttggttaATGGTACATTATCGTTAAGTATTTGAAGGTACGCTATACATGAATCTCAACTTCATGGAATATGCCTTTctagttaataataatattactagACTCCCAAGTCTAAACCTCTTCTCTGAAATTAaccaataaagaaaaaaaaaaggtgaatttgaccaaaaaaaaaaaagctgtaAAAAATGCAAAGACAGATCTTTAATATGTCAAAAAAAAATGCTGACCGAAGTGAACATTTTATTTGATGAAATGAAcccaataatttatatatagaaTTAATTATATCTGTGGTTTAAGGAATTCGAAAATAGTTGCTTGATATTGTAAGGTCCAACATCATGAGAATCACTTGTTGCTCCACCCCACATTTGATCTGCCAATTGTTTGTAAGTTCTTTCAGTGAGATGCAAAGAGTCCCAAAACACATACTTTTGGGGATGCTTACAAAGTTGAAACTCCTTCACTGGCCTTTTTCCCCCACAGCTGAGTACTCCTCTATATTCCCCAGTTCCACAGCATGCTGTCTCCCCTTCCTTGAAACCTTCATCACACAACAAAAATTTTCCACCTAATATTACTTGCagttttctatatttctatGAAATCAGTAAGAAAATTTTTCTCGGGAAACAAACATATACTGTGTAATGCATGCAGTCCaaaattaattatgataatTAAAAAAGGTTTTACTATAGGCTCTTTATGAAGAACCCTTTAGAAAAAGGTTACCAAATTATGATTTACCCCTTGAGCTTTGGGCTATATATAAGCTCTCAAGCTTTCGCAAGATCTCGAGGTTTCAAATAAGCTGATAAATTATGCCTTTTTCCCCTCTAGAAAATTTCTTTTGACCAATCATCATATCTTCTTTTAGGTGTCAATAATGAATGTTCAATgcctttttaatttaattttttgacagCATGttcaaacttaaaaacatataatcatgAAAACCATAGATGTATGTTAATTGATGGTCCCCCTATGATCAAGCCCTTTTAGAATTTAGGCAAAATCTATAGCTTTTAATAAGCAATGTTTGctttaatttgcatgtttatgTCTGTTCCGTACGTACCATATTTAGAAGGATGTTCCATTCTCTGTCTGAGATTACTGTTTAGGTCAAAAAGCGAATACTTGAACCCCTTCAATTGTTTTTCTAAATCATAGAGGAGCTTGGAAAGAGCTTTGTTATGCAAACTTGCAAGTCTCGTCGCTTCTTCGAAGCAGCTTCCGTTGTTTCCGGACTTCATTATCCTCATCCCCGGAACACAACCTAAATCCGGTAAGTTGATGAACGCGAATTTCCGACCTCCTCTTTTATATATTCCCTATCAATTTAAGTACCAAAGATGCTTACAGCTTTTCTGCAGTTTTTGAATTCATGCAAtcacttttaaaagaaaacaacatgATGGATGATAACCCCGAAAAGGTAGACAACTTTGTTAACCATGTTGATTTTGGACAACATCTACCATATCCAATTGAGACAAAGAAGAATTACTTACATTAATGACTGTTGTAATGTTGCCGATTACCATCCCAACATAAGTGGACTTATTGTAGTTGTTTAAGATAGTAGAATTGGTCAAGAAAGGGCTCGCGTAATCATTGGTTCCGATGCTGAACAAGTGAACAGCTCTTGACATGGTCGCCTTCGCTTCATCATTTCCTAGTTTATGTCTAAACCAACTATCTACTTTGTAATAGTACCTTAACTGTGTCTTAAGATCGATGACctgaaaaagtgaaaatgaagtAACCATTTACCAAATAAAGGacagcagaaaaaaaaaaaaaaacttttttcaACCCTGCAATCaaaatctttcacaaaattAATGGCCATACGTTTGACACATCACTGAGCCTCTCAGCTGGTGTGCATATACATACAAGTTGACCTCGGAATTGTATGTACAATCAAAGTTTCTATTTTGATGTGTTTGTAAAGATGGGACAGGGTACCAATAAGTTATCTTTGGACCTCACTTTGGCAAATCAATGGATTGGTTAGTGGACCCTAAGCCAGTTGGTGCATCCAGCCAACTAAAGTAAATGATTTCACTATCACCATAAGGTTTTTTGTCAGGACTATCTCCAGTTTCTATACATTCAAACCTGTGGGTATCATTGATTTTGATTCCTAAAATTTCATTACAATAATATAGATTTATGTCTTctacttatatatatcatagcaGATCGATCTTTAAATGTTTAAGAAAATAGCTAAATGTATAAGACTGTTATATGCAATTGAAATGCAGTAGTAAAGGGAATATAAGGAAGAAGATAAGACGTACGAATCCTTGAAATGTTTCAACAAGAGCTCCAGCTCCAGCAGAAGCAAAATTGACCCCAAGGTAATATTGTCGAAAACCCGGTTGCAGAAATGGTGGAATCAATGGCAACTTTGCATATTTAGCTGCAAtacaaaacaaacatatatgtattaaaaaaatgaagaaaatgcaGACACTCAAGATGAGACAAGAAAGAAGATCATGTTAGGCAAAAAGAATATTTGTTAGTTAACCAAACTGACCATGTTtacaaacaacaaaaacaaagggaaagaaaaaggagaattCGATATTCTCACTCACCAATAAAGTCAGGTATTAAACGGCCATCAGAGAACCTTCCGGTGGGGTAGTTGAAAAAAGTTAGTCCATAAGGCCAGAAATTAGCTTGGTCAAGAGTTGAAGTGTTGATATAGTTGTTGTTTCCGGCATCGAGGATTGAATCACCGAAGATGAAGAAAGGCACGTGTTTCTTTGGAAGCTGATGCTGCTGCTCCTTTGATTCCCCTCTGCAACATGTTGCAAAGAGTGCTACTTGAAGGAAGAAGCTGAAGATGAAGAAAGAGCTAAGTCTCGCCATGATTAAAGCCTTCCCCTTGGCTTCATGAATCACGCAGTTCCCGTCTTTAAATTATATCGCCTTTGTCTCTGTTTGATGTATGAAAATGactaaactatatatatatatgtgtgtgcgTGATAGCAAGGGGTAGACCATAATTTTCAAATGAGatgcataataataataataatatctgTTTGCATTTTGGTGAGTTTGATAAAGAAAAAGATACTACAGCATACATATTAATAGGTTTTTCCTTTTagatttaaacttcaaattgaaataaatgggtaaattgTTTTTATGGACTCTGATAAATTAGAACATATTCTTCCAAGGAATTcacattaaaatgaattaaaacccCAGGAAAACATCATTAGATTGCAGTGAAcaaaaaaattcacatttaGCCCACTGTGTGAACAATCATGGTTTTGCATCTTTACGAATTATGACCTACTCTTAggtgaaaaaagaagaagggggaaataattttaaaaaaataaaatgccaGCTCCAAATTTTGACTAATAAAAGTAATGAATATTTTGAAGGCAGTCATGTTTATATAttgacttttttattttttggccaTGTTATTGAAAGCGAGACAAAAGgggtattttaaattaaaataatattccgTATTTAAGGGGTTTTCAAAAGTaaactcataatttatttattttttaaaatggatgaaataTGGCCATTCCCGTCCAAATACACTTGCTCTGGATACCTCAAAGAAAATTTACATCTTCTGCTTTTACATTTAGCAACTCTAGCAGCTAGTTTGTTAGCAACAAATGATGAGTAGAGAGAAATTGCCAATTTTCATCTATAATACTAGTAAGCCACCAACCAACTCTGCACACAACTATAATTTCGACCATCCCTTAGCCATCAAGCGAGGTACCATAGTTGATGAAATCTAGGGGTCTTTGCCATATAATATGTTAGAATTAAGATACCtgaattcttatttaaataaaatacaatggtaaaataaaataaaagtaaaattcctataaaactacacttcttttattttattttagaataaagtattttaaaccttattaaacttcatctatttgatattgattagaataaggtgtttcaatcttactacactcctattaaaatatggttttacaagcctataaatagacataatctactcctcttgtaatcattcgaatttgacatagtgaatttcttctcctctgcccgtggttttttttctgaaaaggtttccacgtaaaaatctatgtgttctttatttttatttctcttttttctttgcaaGATATTGTCATTActgacattctatttttacaaattggtatgagagcttccgggttgttcatctcgATCACGGTAATGgtgtctttgaagtatgaaattctgctattggatcgcaacaccagatttgcgTTGTGGCAGATTAAGATACAAGTAGTTCTTGCGCAGATGGATCTGGAGGATGCCctgctagggatagataagatgccttcgacattaacggatgaagagaagaagcgtaaagatcgaaaggcgttaacacaattacatctaCATTTGTCTAAAGAAATTTTgtaggatgtgatgaaggaaaagaccgccgctgcattatggaagaggctggaacaaatatgtatgtcaaaaacttgtaacttctacaagaagaaatggcacattaaatctgattGTTATAAGCTAcataacaagatcaaaagggaggttggaatcaaaagggaaaaagaacCAGAAATTTCcggtgaagctgatgttgtagaagactacagcgatggtggacttctagtcgcttctatcaacaattctaaagtgagcagTGAGTGGATAGTTTAATCGAGCTGCACATTCCAaatgagtc
This sequence is a window from Gossypium raimondii isolate GPD5lz chromosome 5, ASM2569854v1, whole genome shotgun sequence. Protein-coding genes within it:
- the LOC105770883 gene encoding uncharacterized protein LOC105770883, coding for MASLRLFLCFFLFTASSVNIVCSRSLQKDHIALFVFGDSVYDPGNNNYIDTIARANYYPYGETFFKYPTGRFSDGRLIPDFIAEYANLPLIPPYLQPGNHEFTTGVNFASAGAGALSETNQGFVIDLKTQLSYFKKVAKQLRQELGDAEAMAFLSKAVYLINIGSNDYVLPFTSNSTVFQYFSKQQYVGMVIGNLTETIKEIHMEGGRKFGFRNFGSMGCIPLLKALVPGNTAGSCFEQVNELAKLHNAALTEALEEMEIKLVQFKYSMHHLNIYLSELTKNPGRFGFKEVNKACCGSGPYRGISSCGGRRGVTEYELCSDPTQYFYFDSSHVSEKANKQIAQLMWSGPPNITGPYNLKAFFKMARLVLLWCFFIFTATSVNLVCSRSPQKDHTALFVFGDSLYDPGNNNYIDTIIKANYYPYGETFFKYPTGRFSDGRIIADFIAEFANLPLIPPYLQPGNHEFTYGVNFASAGAGALSETYQGFVIDLKTQLSYFKKVAKLMRKELGDAEATVIFSKAVYLINIGGNDYISFLTSNSTVFQSSSKQEYVAMVMGNLTETIEEIYKKGGRKFGFLNMGSLGCVPSMKALAPGNTTGSCFEQVNEIAKLHDAALPKALEELETKLVEVKYSMHYLNISYAERRNNPEKYGFKEANIACCGSGPYRGMFSCGGRRGVTKYELCSDPNDYLFFDSDHLTEKACKQIAQLMWSGTPNITGPYNLKALFEA
- the LOC105770882 gene encoding GDSL esterase/lipase 5, with the translated sequence MARLSSFFIFSFFLQVALFATCCRGESKEQQHQLPKKHVPFFIFGDSILDAGNNNYINTSTLDQANFWPYGLTFFNYPTGRFSDGRLIPDFIAKYAKLPLIPPFLQPGFRQYYLGVNFASAGAGALVETFQGFVIDLKTQLRYYYKVDSWFRHKLGNDEAKATMSRAVHLFSIGTNDYASPFLTNSTILNNYNKSTYVGMVIGNITTVINGIYKRGGRKFAFINLPDLGCVPGMRIMKSGNNGSCFEEATRLASLHNKALSKLLYDLEKQLKGFKYSLFDLNSNLRQRMEHPSKYGFKEGETACCGTGEYRGVLSCGGKRPVKEFQLCKHPQKYVFWDSLHLTERTYKQLADQMWGGATSDSHDVGPYNIKQLFSNSLNHRYN